The Anastrepha ludens isolate Willacy chromosome 2, idAnaLude1.1, whole genome shotgun sequence genome contains a region encoding:
- the LOC128870071 gene encoding GRIP and coiled-coil domain-containing protein 2 isoform X1, which yields MEDKVEATPGQTRNPIEALSKEDLLQKYKGLLGIAKKAKQAKDEFAEENRKLKEVLKQNETQKDADKKALLTMKETLEQFTEQKLKLINEFSDLQRKSKTDEEVLTKLRIENESLKRQLDRLNEDNEALLKDIDRMEDQLKKVNILGMEQKKHLGLLELEVNKLKEAESLNILIQNRITVTEEENKVLKERENGVKQAMEELARKYSKVKEINTEQRHKFNTLKDRFVEVHRKLKNLKECKRVLLETQHEYADAVSKWQKEIVRASKLLCAQMSALQIENEELRQKTKKHEEREDSEEFTQSLVINVNVEMLLDKLQELERLSARVRADSLEKDTLLVASKQKNEELQRRIATLNDRKDELESTENSKDCKQLETEVKRLTQELSDLKVLFNTSDSRLQGGEVDMLMEHNELLQRLDALEAERITLKLDCNKVENLQKDNQRLKHEFEHLVSKLKESAQVHEDLQQLRHDLKALEQEKIALLERLQQQEREQRQQRSEESVKSLEENYTELKTRYSQMEREHADLLCEMRELNEALKSRGDVISRQQEKQQELMNELRKTNAKLKQIDEVLLQKDEAIAEKEAKVREITQEIDLTRQQAHELEAASTRSQEQLRMLNEELQSLRSNADAQSEVLSTSTISRAEEMMRMREVDDSFEEKYNKMRGLAVKLKKKLQEQTGQLAEMEQQQKENMTMKAELVELQNQLNDLQQANDKHQKLAESLKSENQKLKSSRKQANVLNLEIEAAEKSLIEATTKLASKTSELEAVHELLFNKDHTITQLRKEITIVESAKEAETTHAKELKEQVDLLQEKLKDALYAKQLANQANKELEQAQDQLKQELEQIRLEVAQCAATSSAALLAAQHEKKTTEERLQQTKADLSETQTKLHNVVHALDELRAEHTEYKQKAQAVLRKHQSVDTTRERELAEELAHIRAAEEQHRQTLAAQTKKLGEIEQHTADLYLDNENLQRRTQVLDALVNNLHEQNDRLVEEHRAQLQVQQESLRIQRQQLEAAQECHKQQLVELETKYQRQIEQLRAEQIQAVRVPPIIGAALGVSSSSSLVHVPSFSEHSPNELLMLTEREDAEGSEEATLATNNSAAVTTTSNSQALRKISSSSRRSQHDFMPLEELLNTPMHAFQTDTVTTISSSSLGRNESVNFESNADNASTESLHVELHMTRELLAKQESRVRHLTALLAENEQDLAKLTQMNDMLKEELRRQERAVEREKHMHNAEYLKNVVLKFLTLTSGDERVRLIPVLNTILKLSRSETEILNCVAKGQKLPTESQGRSWGSFLPLFGSGGGGGGNNN from the exons ATGGAGGACAAGGTGGAAGCCACACCCGGACAGACA AGAAATCCCATTGAGGCCTTGAGTAAGGAAGATCTGTTACAAAAATACAAGGGACTACTTGGTATTGCAAAGAAGGCTAAACAAGCCAAAGATG AGTTTGCAGAAGAAAATCGTAAACTAAAAGAAGTTCTTAAGcaaaatgaaacacaaaaagatGCCGACAAGAAAGCGCTTCTGACCATGAAGGAGACACTTGAGCAATTCACTGAACAAAAACTTAAACTTATTAACGAATTCAGTGACCTACAACGAAAAAGTAAAACAGACGAGGAGGTTCTAACAAAATTGCGCATTGAGAATGAATCATTAAAACGTCAACTGGACCGACTTAATGAGGACAACGAAGCTCTTCTAAAAGATATCGACCGCATGGAAGATCAGCTTAAGAAG gtaaatattttgggaatggaacaaaaaaaacacttggGATTGCTTGAACTTGAAGTAAACAAACTGAAGGAAGCAGAAAGTTTAAATATTCTAATACAGAATAGGATAACAGTCACGGAAGAGGAAAATAAGGTGCTAAAAGAGCGAGAAAACGGTGTAAAACAAGCCATGGAGGAACTTGCAAGAAAATAtagtaaagtaaaagaaattaacACCGAACAGCGGCATAAATTCAATACATTAAAAGATCGTTTTGTAGAAGTTCATCGTAAGCTTAAAAACCTTAAGGAATGCAAGCGTGTTCTTTTGGAAACGCAGCACGAATACGCTGATGCTGTATCAAAGTGGCAAAAGGAAATAGTGAGAGCCTCGAAACTGCTATGCGCACAAATGAGTGCACTACAAATAGAAAACGAAGAGCTAcgacaaaagacaaaaaaacacgAAGAAAGAGAAGACTCAGAGGAGTTCACACAATCATTAGTGATAAATGTCAATGTGGAAATGCTCCTTGACAAGTTGCAAGAATTGGAAAGACTCTCCGCGCGTGTGCGGGCCGATTCACTTGAGAAAGATACACTTTTGGTGGCATCAAAGCAGAAAAACGAAGAGTTACAAAGACGAATTGCAACGTTAAATGATCGCAAAGATGAGCTAGAGTCGACAGAAAATTCAAAGGATTGTAAGCAGCTCGAAACGGAAGTTAAACGTTTAACTCAGGAGTTGTCCGACTTAAAAGTATTGTTTAACACAAGTGATTCGCGTTTACAGGGCGGGGAAGTAGACATGCTTATGGAGCATAATGAATTATTGCAACGTTTAGATGCTTTAGAGGCAGAACGAATTACTTTAAAGCTGGATTGCAATAAAGTAGAAAATCTACAAAAGGATAATCAACGCTTAAAGCATGAATTTGAACATTTAGTATCCAAACTGAAAGAAAGCGCGCAAGTACATGAGGATTTACAGCAATTACGCCATGATTTGAAAGCACTTGAACAAGAAAAGATTGCACTCTTAGAACGATTGCAGCAACAAGAAAGAGAGCAACGACAGCAGCGTTCTGAAGAAAGCGTAAAATCATTAGAGGAAAACTATACAGAGCTGAAGACACGTTATTCACAAATGGAGCGAGAGCATGCAGATTTACTCTGCGAAATGCGTGAGCTTAACGAAGCGTTGAAGTCACGCGGTGATGTAATTTCGAGACAACAGGAAAAGCAACAGGAACTTATGAATGAGTTACGAAAAACCAACGCGAAGTTGAAGCAAATTGATGAAGTCTTACTGCAGAAAGATGAAGCAATCGCAGAGAAGGAAGCGAAAGTGCGCGAAATAACGCAAGAAATTGATTTAACGCGCCAACAGGCACATGAACTTGAGGCCGCTAGCACTCGCAGCCAGGAGCAATTACGTATGCTCAATGAAGAACTGCAATCGTTACGCAGTAACGCCGATGCTCAAAGCGAGGTACTGTCCACTTCTACAATATCGCGTGCTGAAGAAATGATGCGCATGCGTGAAGTCGACGATAGTTTCGAGGAGAAGTACAACAAAATGCGTGGCCTTGCTGTCAAGCTAAAGAAAAAGCTACAAGAGCAAACTGGGCAACTAGCGGAAATGGAGCAGCAACAAAAAGAGAATATGACAATGAAAGCGGAGTTAGTAGAGCTGCAGAACCAGCTGAATGACTTGCAACAAGCAAATGACAAGCACCAAAAACTCGCTGAATCTCTAAAATCTGAGAACCAGAAGCTGAAGTCATCACGTAAGCAAGCAAATGTACTTAACTTAGAAATTGAAGCAGCAGAGAAATCACTTATTGAAGCAACTACTAAACTTGCATCAAAAACTAGCGAATTGGAAGCGGTGCACGAACTCTTATTCAACAAGGATCATACGATTACTCAACTTCGCAAAGAGATCACAATAGTCGAGTCAGCAAAAGAAGCCGAAACAACACACGCGAAGGAACTAAAAGAACAAGTAGATCTTTTGCAGGAGAAATTGAAGGATGCTTTATATGCCAAGCAGTTGGCGAATCAGGCCAACAAGGAGCTAGAACAGGCACAAGACCAACTCAAGCAAGAACTAGAACAGATTCGTTTAGAGGTTGCGCAGTGCGCAGCCACAAGCTCCGCCGCTTTGCTTGCAGCACAACATGAAAAGAAAACAACTGAAGAGCGATTGCAACAAACAAAAGCAGACCTTAGCGAAACACAAACCAAGCTGCACAACGTTGTACACGCCTTAGACGAGTTGCGCGCCGAACACACCGAATACAAACAAAAGGCACAAGCTGTGTTGCGCAAACATCAGAGTGTCGATACCACGCGTGAGCGCGAGTTGGCAGAGGAACTAGCGCATATACGCGCCGCCGAAGAACAACATCGTCAAACGTTAGCTGCGCAAACTAAAAAACTAGGCGAAATAGAGCAACATACTGCCGACTTATATTTGGACAATGAGAATCTGCAGCGGCGTACACAAGTGTTAGATGCTTTGGTGAATAATTTACACGAACAAAACGACCGATTGGTAGAAGAGCACCGCGCTCAATTACAAGTACAACAGGAGAGCCTGCGTATACAGCGGCAGCAACTGGAAGCTGCACAAGAGTGTCACAAGCAGCAATTGGTGGAACTTGAAACAAAGTATCAACGACAAATCGAGCAATTGCGTGCCGAACAGATACAGGCAGTGCGCGTGCCGCCTATAATCGGAGCAGCATTAGGCGTATCATCCAGTTCATCTTTAGTTCACGTGCCCTCCTTCAGTGAGCACAGCCCAAATGAGCTGTTAATGCTGACTGAACGCGAGGACGCCGAGGGTTCAGAGGAGGCCACTTTGGCAACTAACAACTCAGCCGCCGTTACTACCACTAGTAATTCGCAAGCATTGCGTAAAATTTCCAGCAGCTCACGACGTTCACAACACGACTTTATGCCACTGGAAGAACTGCTGAATACGCCAATGCATGCGTTCCAAACTGACACTGTGACCACGATTAGCAGCAGTAGTCTTGGGCGTAATGAAAGCGTCAACTTCGAATCAAATGCCGACAATGCTAGTACAGAGAGCTTACATGTAGAATTGCATATGACACGAGAATTGTTGGCAAAGCAAGAGAGCCGAGTACGACATCTAACTGCGCTTTTAGCCGAAAACGAACAGGATTTAGCGAAATTGACGCAGATGAATGATATGTTAAAGGAGGAACTGCGACGACAAGAACGTGCTGTTGAACGTGAGAAACATATGCATAATGCAGAGTACTTGAAGAATGTTGTACTAAAG TTCTTGACGCTTACCAGTGGTGATGAACGTGTACGTCTAATTCCAGTTCTCAATACTATACTCAAATTGAGTCGCAGTGAAACAGAAATTTTGAACTGCGTAGCCAAAGGACAGAAAT TGCCCACGGAATCACAGGGACGCAGTTGGGGCAGTTTTCTACCACTTTTCGGTAGCGGCGGCGGCGGTGGTggcaataataattaa
- the LOC128870071 gene encoding restin homolog isoform X2, whose protein sequence is MEDKVEATPGQTRNPIEALSKEDLLQKYKGLLGIAKKAKQAKDEFAEENRKLKEVLKQNETQKDADKKALLTMKETLEQFTEQKLKLINEFSDLQRKSKTDEEVLTKLRIENESLKRQLDRLNEDNEALLKDIDRMEDQLKKVNILGMEQKKHLGLLELEVNKLKEAESLNILIQNRITVTEEENKVLKERENGVKQAMEELARKYSKVKEINTEQRHKFNTLKDRFVEVHRKLKNLKECKRVLLETQHEYADAVSKWQKEIVRASKLLCAQMSALQIENEELRQKTKKHEEREDSEEFTQSLVINVNVEMLLDKLQELERLSARVRADSLEKDTLLVASKQKNEELQRRIATLNDRKDELESTENSKDCKQLETEVKRLTQELSDLKVLFNTSDSRLQGGEVDMLMEHNELLQRLDALEAERITLKLDCNKVENLQKDNQRLKHEFEHLVSKLKESAQVHEDLQQLRHDLKALEQEKIALLERLQQQEREQRQQRSEESVKSLEENYTELKTRYSQMEREHADLLCEMRELNEALKSRGDVISRQQEKQQELMNELRKTNAKLKQIDEVLLQKDEAIAEKEAKVREITQEIDLTRQQAHELEAASTRSQEQLRMLNEELQSLRSNADAQSEVLSTSTISRAEEMMRMREVDDSFEEKYNKMRGLAVKLKKKLQEQTGQLAEMEQQQKENMTMKAELVELQNQLNDLQQANDKHQKLAESLKSENQKLKSSRKQANVLNLEIEAAEKSLIEATTKLASKTSELEAVHELLFNKDHTITQLRKEITIVESAKEAETTHAKELKEQVDLLQEKLKDALYAKQLANQANKELEQAQDQLKQELEQIRLEVAQCAATSSAALLAAQHEKKTTEERLQQTKADLSETQTKLHNVVHALDELRAEHTEYKQKAQAVLRKHQSVDTTRERELAEELAHIRAAEEQHRQTLAAQTKKLGEIEQHTADLYLDNENLQRRTQVLDALVNNLHEQNDRLVEEHRAQLQVQQESLRIQRQQLEAAQECHKQQLVELETKYQRQIEQLRAEQIQAVRVPPIIGAALGVSSSSSLVHVPSFSEHSPNELLMLTEREDAEGSEEATLATNNSAAVTTTSNSQALRKISSSSRRSQHDFMPLEELLNTPMHAFQTDTVTTISSSSLGRNESVNFESNADNASTESLHVELHMTRELLAKQESRVRHLTALLAENEQDLAKLTQMNDMLKEELRRQERAVEREKHMHNAEYLKNVVLKLQKHKSGRICCRILFIFR, encoded by the exons ATGGAGGACAAGGTGGAAGCCACACCCGGACAGACA AGAAATCCCATTGAGGCCTTGAGTAAGGAAGATCTGTTACAAAAATACAAGGGACTACTTGGTATTGCAAAGAAGGCTAAACAAGCCAAAGATG AGTTTGCAGAAGAAAATCGTAAACTAAAAGAAGTTCTTAAGcaaaatgaaacacaaaaagatGCCGACAAGAAAGCGCTTCTGACCATGAAGGAGACACTTGAGCAATTCACTGAACAAAAACTTAAACTTATTAACGAATTCAGTGACCTACAACGAAAAAGTAAAACAGACGAGGAGGTTCTAACAAAATTGCGCATTGAGAATGAATCATTAAAACGTCAACTGGACCGACTTAATGAGGACAACGAAGCTCTTCTAAAAGATATCGACCGCATGGAAGATCAGCTTAAGAAG gtaaatattttgggaatggaacaaaaaaaacacttggGATTGCTTGAACTTGAAGTAAACAAACTGAAGGAAGCAGAAAGTTTAAATATTCTAATACAGAATAGGATAACAGTCACGGAAGAGGAAAATAAGGTGCTAAAAGAGCGAGAAAACGGTGTAAAACAAGCCATGGAGGAACTTGCAAGAAAATAtagtaaagtaaaagaaattaacACCGAACAGCGGCATAAATTCAATACATTAAAAGATCGTTTTGTAGAAGTTCATCGTAAGCTTAAAAACCTTAAGGAATGCAAGCGTGTTCTTTTGGAAACGCAGCACGAATACGCTGATGCTGTATCAAAGTGGCAAAAGGAAATAGTGAGAGCCTCGAAACTGCTATGCGCACAAATGAGTGCACTACAAATAGAAAACGAAGAGCTAcgacaaaagacaaaaaaacacgAAGAAAGAGAAGACTCAGAGGAGTTCACACAATCATTAGTGATAAATGTCAATGTGGAAATGCTCCTTGACAAGTTGCAAGAATTGGAAAGACTCTCCGCGCGTGTGCGGGCCGATTCACTTGAGAAAGATACACTTTTGGTGGCATCAAAGCAGAAAAACGAAGAGTTACAAAGACGAATTGCAACGTTAAATGATCGCAAAGATGAGCTAGAGTCGACAGAAAATTCAAAGGATTGTAAGCAGCTCGAAACGGAAGTTAAACGTTTAACTCAGGAGTTGTCCGACTTAAAAGTATTGTTTAACACAAGTGATTCGCGTTTACAGGGCGGGGAAGTAGACATGCTTATGGAGCATAATGAATTATTGCAACGTTTAGATGCTTTAGAGGCAGAACGAATTACTTTAAAGCTGGATTGCAATAAAGTAGAAAATCTACAAAAGGATAATCAACGCTTAAAGCATGAATTTGAACATTTAGTATCCAAACTGAAAGAAAGCGCGCAAGTACATGAGGATTTACAGCAATTACGCCATGATTTGAAAGCACTTGAACAAGAAAAGATTGCACTCTTAGAACGATTGCAGCAACAAGAAAGAGAGCAACGACAGCAGCGTTCTGAAGAAAGCGTAAAATCATTAGAGGAAAACTATACAGAGCTGAAGACACGTTATTCACAAATGGAGCGAGAGCATGCAGATTTACTCTGCGAAATGCGTGAGCTTAACGAAGCGTTGAAGTCACGCGGTGATGTAATTTCGAGACAACAGGAAAAGCAACAGGAACTTATGAATGAGTTACGAAAAACCAACGCGAAGTTGAAGCAAATTGATGAAGTCTTACTGCAGAAAGATGAAGCAATCGCAGAGAAGGAAGCGAAAGTGCGCGAAATAACGCAAGAAATTGATTTAACGCGCCAACAGGCACATGAACTTGAGGCCGCTAGCACTCGCAGCCAGGAGCAATTACGTATGCTCAATGAAGAACTGCAATCGTTACGCAGTAACGCCGATGCTCAAAGCGAGGTACTGTCCACTTCTACAATATCGCGTGCTGAAGAAATGATGCGCATGCGTGAAGTCGACGATAGTTTCGAGGAGAAGTACAACAAAATGCGTGGCCTTGCTGTCAAGCTAAAGAAAAAGCTACAAGAGCAAACTGGGCAACTAGCGGAAATGGAGCAGCAACAAAAAGAGAATATGACAATGAAAGCGGAGTTAGTAGAGCTGCAGAACCAGCTGAATGACTTGCAACAAGCAAATGACAAGCACCAAAAACTCGCTGAATCTCTAAAATCTGAGAACCAGAAGCTGAAGTCATCACGTAAGCAAGCAAATGTACTTAACTTAGAAATTGAAGCAGCAGAGAAATCACTTATTGAAGCAACTACTAAACTTGCATCAAAAACTAGCGAATTGGAAGCGGTGCACGAACTCTTATTCAACAAGGATCATACGATTACTCAACTTCGCAAAGAGATCACAATAGTCGAGTCAGCAAAAGAAGCCGAAACAACACACGCGAAGGAACTAAAAGAACAAGTAGATCTTTTGCAGGAGAAATTGAAGGATGCTTTATATGCCAAGCAGTTGGCGAATCAGGCCAACAAGGAGCTAGAACAGGCACAAGACCAACTCAAGCAAGAACTAGAACAGATTCGTTTAGAGGTTGCGCAGTGCGCAGCCACAAGCTCCGCCGCTTTGCTTGCAGCACAACATGAAAAGAAAACAACTGAAGAGCGATTGCAACAAACAAAAGCAGACCTTAGCGAAACACAAACCAAGCTGCACAACGTTGTACACGCCTTAGACGAGTTGCGCGCCGAACACACCGAATACAAACAAAAGGCACAAGCTGTGTTGCGCAAACATCAGAGTGTCGATACCACGCGTGAGCGCGAGTTGGCAGAGGAACTAGCGCATATACGCGCCGCCGAAGAACAACATCGTCAAACGTTAGCTGCGCAAACTAAAAAACTAGGCGAAATAGAGCAACATACTGCCGACTTATATTTGGACAATGAGAATCTGCAGCGGCGTACACAAGTGTTAGATGCTTTGGTGAATAATTTACACGAACAAAACGACCGATTGGTAGAAGAGCACCGCGCTCAATTACAAGTACAACAGGAGAGCCTGCGTATACAGCGGCAGCAACTGGAAGCTGCACAAGAGTGTCACAAGCAGCAATTGGTGGAACTTGAAACAAAGTATCAACGACAAATCGAGCAATTGCGTGCCGAACAGATACAGGCAGTGCGCGTGCCGCCTATAATCGGAGCAGCATTAGGCGTATCATCCAGTTCATCTTTAGTTCACGTGCCCTCCTTCAGTGAGCACAGCCCAAATGAGCTGTTAATGCTGACTGAACGCGAGGACGCCGAGGGTTCAGAGGAGGCCACTTTGGCAACTAACAACTCAGCCGCCGTTACTACCACTAGTAATTCGCAAGCATTGCGTAAAATTTCCAGCAGCTCACGACGTTCACAACACGACTTTATGCCACTGGAAGAACTGCTGAATACGCCAATGCATGCGTTCCAAACTGACACTGTGACCACGATTAGCAGCAGTAGTCTTGGGCGTAATGAAAGCGTCAACTTCGAATCAAATGCCGACAATGCTAGTACAGAGAGCTTACATGTAGAATTGCATATGACACGAGAATTGTTGGCAAAGCAAGAGAGCCGAGTACGACATCTAACTGCGCTTTTAGCCGAAAACGAACAGGATTTAGCGAAATTGACGCAGATGAATGATATGTTAAAGGAGGAACTGCGACGACAAGAACGTGCTGTTGAACGTGAGAAACATATGCATAATGCAGAGTACTTGAAGAATGTTGTACTAAAG TTACAGAAACACAAAAGTGGGCGTATTTGCTGTagaattttattcatatttagaTGA